AGTTTCCCTGAAGTGGCTTGCAGGTTTTGTAATCATGCCCCCCATTAACGCTTTGGTCACTATGCATGATCTCAACGAgtctaaaaaaactaaaaaagagaTATAAAAGATATTCTTTACACAAGCCTGACAGATGTCTCATGAAAACATAGTCTACTATACCTGAAACATCATGACAATGCTACTactcacaattttttttaaagaattgttAAATTACTGTACTATTTTTCATCAAGTTATcctattttatttacaaaatggtTCACTACAGCTTTCGGGGCCTTCACATTAGCAGCCATCCATCTCCTGTAACTGGCAGCTGACTCTAAATTTCAACATGCAGCCTGTGAATTGATCTTAGCTTGAGGTTGTTTATTACTGTGCTGGAGCTCTGCCTGATGGAGGAAATTTGGCAGCCCCATCTAGATGATATCTCCAGCGTCCCTAATTGGTTCACGGTACATGGATGGAAAGGCCAAATTGATGGGTGCATGTTGTGTTTTGATAATTATAGGGTGTTGCAGTGGTGGTTTTCAGAGAATTAGCTGTTGTTTCTGGGAATGTAAGGTCCTTGAATTTAGGTAGAGTTAATCATGGGTCAAGGCATCATTTacaaagcagcacagcagaggagagCTTTATGTTAAATATACTGTAGGTTAAGTCATTTGACAGATGTCTCCCATTTCAGCTTTCATCTCCTCATTACATCCAACATTTAACCACTCCACCTTACCACACAAAGATGAAAGGTTATTGCATTTACCCTGAACTCTATAATACACTATACATTAAACATCCTGCTGTAAATCAAATATATAGGCTTAtgaaacccatccatccatccatccatccagtttccttccacttatccaagtTGTCATGACCTCTGCTTTACAGTGTGCTTTTTAAATAGCACAGCAAATGAATACTGAATAAGTGCCTTGCTTCACCTGCAGACACCCTTCGGCCAGTGATAGTGTGTTGCATGTCTCCTATAATACATGCAGGGCATGCTGGCAAATATGTTGCTGGTCCAGGACTGATGAATTCTGACAAGATTCTTATAGTTGACACTATTATTAGCAAACTTGCAGCACAGATGGCCATAAGGGACTGCATCCTTATTAGAAAGAAGATCAAAGTTTCACTGATTCCTGTGTCATCCAGTTAACTAGCAGTGATTTGCTAACCCTGGAGGTGAACTTGTTGGGTCTCTAATGATGAATTCAAGCTTTGGAaaatcagagctttttttttttttagcctttagtctgctattttaaaattataaagtccaaaaataaaagcagtaaaGATGTTTCCAGGGAaataagccatttttttttagattttcccCTAAAAAGaggtttaaaacacaaacacacacacacacacacacacacacacacacacacacacacacacacacagatggcagAAATCTAGGGTGGAGTGATGCTCCTGGAACCAACTGacattttcactttaaaaaaaagtatgttaCACAGGGCTTTAGAGAAGTTTGTGAAGTATGTGAAAATATTATCAGTAGCTGCAGTGACTGTGAAGTAGATGCTGACAGCAGTGATTAAGTTACTATAAAGAAAACTATAAGATTTGCACTAGTATCAGTGTAGCAGCCATTTAAATGTTGTGCCTTTTGTTAGCTGCTCTATATTAAAGCCAATAAATGTACAATTCATGTAATGTTACAatggtgtctctctctctggctcacTGCTAACACTACAGAGTTGATCCACACAGTAGAATTCACTGGCGTGTGAGTCAGGCTAGAGTAAGACACTGCAGCATtacttattaaaaaataataataataaagttaaatgCAAATTAATGATATGTCAGTTATTTCATAGTGTGTAGTgtgatgatttttatttcacagtGTCATTTGTTTGTGTTCACACACTTAATTTAATCTAAATGTAAAGTCAGGAAAAAGAGCTTGAAGTTGAACTCAGTGATATTGAACTGCTGAATCTGACTCAACTGAGCAATTTGCAGAAAGCATTGGTCACTTAAATCATTGGTGTCATGCATGCTGTCTCATTACTGGGACATTTAAGAGCAACAgagctaatgttaatattacaCCTTTGAAtttggcacctgtgggaaagGCCTGTTGCATGTTTTTATTGCATGACTATGAATCCCAGCAGTAAATGCATATCAAGCTGGAGATGGCAGTTGAGTGATGTGTCATGGCTACATATCAAGGTGACAGATGTGGGCTCCATATGGCCGTAGGACGTAAAGGTCACATAATCCCCAAGGAGAATTAGATTATCACTGGGAGTGTCATGTGTCTGCCAGGGGACTTAGATCTTCATACCCCTCTGAGACCGTCAGATATCCATCCAGCCCAAAATACATGAAGCCACTAGTTAGTTGTTATACTTTCTTATATGTAAGCTGTCAAATTGACTACATGAATGTGGCTAAAATGGTAACAATTATTCACATTACAAGAGATATACTATTTGGCTTTTACAATAATGGTCACATGCTACTGTATACATTTGCTGAAAGCATGAATGAAGTGATTTCAGGATAGTTAAGCTTAAGTTAAAGAAAGACACTTCAAGGAAGACCTGTACTGCTTTTGCATTGCTCTCCCTCTTGAGATGTTTGAGTCGGGGGAGACAATTAACCTTCCACTAAATTATTATCATCACCTTAATTCTAGATTAATCATAGAACAGCAAAGCTTTTATCAACAATAACTCAACTTCAtaatttttcttctgttttcaccttacatttaaacttaaaaacataaaaagtatCAAAGCACAAATATTATTTTGAGTAATTCcacttctgtgtgcttttactcATTACAGTCTTGATTGTGTGGAGTAAATATCACACAGAGCAGTCACCTGCTGACTTTGACTCTGGGGACCACATTCAATATTGCTTCAAAGCGGAAACTTTGTCACAAAACACTACGAGGCAAAAAGATGACACATCACTTTTATTTCTATCAGGCTTATGTTGGctttatggatggatggattataaataaaatcaacttGACTTGTTAAATGACTTGTTGTTCTGTTGTGCAATTGTAgtgtttaaaatttaaaaagacagttaattctacaaacacattaaatCCTCAAAAACCTTGTTCTgtgttaaaatgatggtttCACAGGAAGAGGGGGAAATGACTAAATTCATGTGTGTAAGCCAGGGGTAAAAAGTTTGTGTTACACCTTTAAAGGGCTGCACATTAGATCATGGACTGAACACAGCAGGCACAGGAGGCTTCGACCATCGgtgaattattttcttttctacaAGCCCGGACTTGCCCCATCGCCTTGAGTCACACACGTAAATGGGCCGAGTCAAATGGTTTATgcatcctgttttcttttttcaacacTGTTTGAAATGAGGGGTCACAGACCACATGTGAGGCACAACACAGGTCCCAGTCAGCAGTCCGCTAAATGTCCTATTCATGTTGAAGCACTGCTGAGCCAGTGCTTAAAATCTACTCGACTGATGTggtcactgggaaaaaaaaaaaaaacacaacacatgggGTCAGTTTATCCTTAAGTAACACAAGTGCACAAATTTAGGAAAGGGGCCGAAGCTGATCACATGTGGTAGTTTCTTTTCTAATCATTAAGTTTCTGGACCTTGTTCATTATTATGCAAGGCACCGAACACCAAATATCAGTGCGTTCAGCACAACTTCAAGCACAACTTAACCCcaccccatacacacacacacacacacacacacatacgtgttTTCGTGAAATATAAGGACGTATGACAAAAATAGGACAAATGGGAACGTGCCTTTCCAAAGGTTCTAGAGGCCTGAGAATCAAATGGTTTTTGACCCATGCTCTCAGGAAAGCAGTCATCTATTTAGATTTTAGCTAAAGCCATATTTTGGTCAAACCTGATTTTTATGCGACTTATGGGGACATTGTCAGGTTTATGTGACTTATGAGGACTATAACCTCTCACACAGTTATTTCATGTCTAAGTGAATTGTAAGACCCAGAGATACACACAATTTTTTCGAGTATACGTGACTTATGGAGACCAGATAACTACAGTGTCAGTATTTGCAAGATGGCCTGTTTGAAATATCTGCATAAGAAGCATAGCTGTATATTCATCACACTCGCCAGTCAAGtaacatttgaaataaatcagATATTTGTTATTAGAAGATAGTAAATCTGAGCTGTTCTGGGACTTAAAAGAGACATAGTCTAAGAATATGGTAAGTCTATTGTTTAATCGTTATTGTACGGCATTTATGAATGTTGTAGATGGCATTCATGtggaaagggaggaaaaaaaaaacaaaaaaactgactttcttgagtttttcctttttttaattgctggTAACAAAAGTAAACTGAAACAATAaggtttcttgaacattgtgctattttaaaaaaaagataaataaaattacatgaacAACTAAATAAAGAACTGACAAAACTGAGCACCTTACAAAAGCagagaatgaaaataaaatctccTACCACTGATAAAATTGCACCAGAGTCAAGTTTAGGAGTTTATAGTTCTATTTATTCATCCTCCTTTTTAATGCTACGATTCTGTTGTGTATGTAGTATTTTATTCCAGCCCAGTCTCTGTCTTTTAGAGCTACTGGTTCTGCCTGAAGGCAGGCATCACAGTCCCTTTTACCTGGTACCTTGCACCTTGTTATGAAATGTAACATATGCCGTTCGACAGCCTTCacttcatcatctgtccacTTGCTTCTCACCTTCCCAGCTGTCATAtatgcaaacaaaataaaatgtctttactgaagaataatgatgatgaaaaatgtttaatataagATAATCTAGATAGAAATGTGAATATAAAATGCTCTTTTTACCTTGCTTTTCATTGGAGCATTTCAAAGATGTACCCACAATAATTGCTGTGTCCTGCTGTGAATCTGAAAAGATGGAATATGtatcataataaatatacacaTCTTTAAAAAGAATACTATTTTCATAACACAGGGGATATAAAAAGTCTACACACCCCTGTTCAAATGCCAGGTTTTcattatgtatttaaaaaaaaaaaatcacatccagATAAATAATTTCACAACTTTTTCCACCTGTAATGTGACCTATAACCTGTACAAcgcaactgaaaaaacaaatctttCAGGGAGGTGAAGTTAAAAACACCTGAGATAATGTGGTTTTATAAGTGTGCTCACCCTTTTATAACTGGGGATGTGGCTGTGTTCAGATTTAACCGTTTACATTCAAACTCATGTTAAAATTGGAGTCAGCACACACCTGTCACCAATTAAAATGCCTCTGATCAACCCAAAACAAAGTTCAGCTGTTCTAGTAGGCTTTTCCTGACATTTGTGTAGCCACATCTTCCAGTGCAAGCCATGGTCCGCAGAGAGCTTCCAAAGCATCAGAGGGATCTCATTATTCAAAGATATCAGTCAGGTGAAAGCTACAAAAGAATTTCCAAGGAATTAAATATACCATGGAATACAGTGAGGACTGTCATCATCAAGTGGAGAAAATATGGCACAACAGTGACATTACCAAGTACAGGATGTCCGTCCAAAGTTGATAAGATGAGAAGAAAACTGGTCAGGGAGGCTGCCAAGACACCAGCAGCAACGTTGAAGGAGCTGCAGGAATTTCTGACAAGTACTGGCTGTGCACTACGTGTGACAACACTCTCCCATCTTCTTCATATGTCTGGGCTATGGGGTaggtacaaagaaaaacatccaaGCCCAGCTTAATTTTGCAAAAAGACATCTGAAATCTCCTAAACGCACGTGGGAAAATGTGTTATGGTCAGATGAAAACAAGGTTGAACTTTTCCAAAAGGTATGTTTGGTGCAAAAACACTGCTCATCACCAAAAGAACACCATACctacagtgaagcatggtggtagcagcatcatgctttggggctgttttactTCAGCTGGAACTGGGGCCTTAGTCAGGGTGGAGGGAATTATGAACAGTTCCAAATAGCAGTCAGTATTGGCACAAAACCTTCGGCCTTCCGTTAGAAAGCTGAAGAGGAACTTCATCTTTCAGCACgacaatgacccaaagaacacatttaaATCAACAAAAGAATGGCTTCACCGGAAAAAGACTGAGGCTTTGGAATGGTCCAGCCAGAGTCCAGGCCTGAATCCCATCGTACATCTGTGGGGTGACCTGAAGAGGGCTGTGCACAGGCAATGCCCTCACAATCTGTCAGATTTGGAGTGGTTTTGCAAAGAGTGGGCAAATATTGCCACATTAAGATGTGGCACGCTGATAGGCTCCTACCCAAAAAGACTGACTGCTGTAATAAAAGCCAAAGGTGCTGCAACAAAGTATTAGTTTAAGGGTGTGCATATTTATGCAACCAggttatttaaagttttttattttatatttgtcccCTTTAAgggcttcagtttatttttcaattGCATTGTATAgggttacttttttgacatttcactaactcctcttaattggagaggaaagcgaaatgtcaaaaaagtaacttaaagggccaaattgttgattgattttttacatcaaatcgTGGACCGGAAGTAAggggcggggccggatgcgGCCCACGGGCCGCAACTTTAAGACCCCTGGTATAGGTTATAGGTCACATTAAAGGTGGAAAAAGTTGTGAAATTATTTGtcttgctgtcattttttttacatcatgaaAACCTGGCATTTGAAAAGAGGTGTGTAGACTTTTTATATCCACTGTACGTTCACTTATTTTATTCACTGCATTCACCATATTTGGgtgtatttcatattttcacctGTTGGTTCAGTGCTGACGATGCTTTTTGTCGACGTGCCTTCCAAGTGGTCCAACATGACTGAATCTGAAGTGGCCTCCATGTTGCTCAATGTGGTTGAGTCAGGTAGGTGCTTTGGGTCCCCAGAAGTCTCATTTCTTGAACCTTGGAAACGTAACAATTAAGTAAAGTATCTATACAACATGTCCTCTGAGAACTTTGTTATTAAAACATACTGAAAAAGCCACAACACCTCTCTGCTGATGCAGGTCAGGAATGGTTTCTTCATCAGAATCGTCGTCAGTCGTGGCAACCTTATCTGGTTGGGTAAAAATAGTCAGgacaaattattaaaattaaaggcCAAACACATGTTACATATGAATCTTTGTAACTGATGTTTCATATTACCATCAGGATGTATGTCAATGTCATCCAGTCCTTTCCCCTGCAGGTCAGACAGTTTCCCTTTTTCCATTGCTATCAACAGTTTACTGACTTTTGCCAGCTGTATGGTACTCTCTGGAAGCCGGTAGAACTCTCGGTGGATCCGGACATCGTGTCCAAGAAAGGTAGCAAGCTGatccatttcattttcttttagattTAGTACTGTGGATAAAGTGGCAACTTGCTTCCGCAATCTTGTTGACGTGAGTGCCTCTGGGTCCTTTGCACCACATTGCTTTGCATACTTGCGAAGGCAGTCAGAGCCTCTGTAATGGGAAAGTGCACCTGGACGTGCAAATAAGTATACATTCTCTGTGGGGACTTGACACTTACTCCTGTTTTCCATGAGGAGGTTCATTGCTATGATCATGTCAGGTGTGAGAAGCACAGGCACCATTCTTGACCTTTTACCACGAATCTCAACTCTATCAAAGTACTTTGCAAGCTTCCTCTCCAACTCATTGAGGCACATCATAATGTCGGGGTTCAGCTCTGTGCAATTCCGGGATGTAAAAGCCTGGACCTCCATTTTTGAAACTTCCCCCTGCCGTTTTCTGTTAAATAGTACTACTTGTGTCAAAGTTACTTAGCAAGATTTCCAAAGTTTGTGTTGTTAGGTTTTTCCTCCACATCCTTCATGCATTTAGCACACTCAGCAGCAAGAAACTGGTGCAGCAGCGACACATCCTGTGTAAATGGCAAAAGCTGGGGTTTATTCCATTTGGCTTGTTGAAGCGTGCCCAATGCAGCAGCTGAAATTGACTCTGCCCATTTTTTCTGATACAGAGTGGCAAATTGCTCGGCTGACTTGGCAACATCATGGCGATGTGCAATGATAGCACTGCACTGTACAATTCCTGCAAGTTTGGCTAAACTGTGCCCCAATTTAGNNNNNNNNNNNNNATGGAACTTAGCATATAGCTTATAAAAACCTGTAGTTATAATGTTTTAGATTTCAGGGTGGTGGATCAGCTTCAGCGTGTCCGCCTTTATTCTCCTCTGCATGTGTTTCATTAAGTATAGTTTAGCAAAAGACAAAGTGGTGGCATTAATGCACTGTAATTACAGATGGAGGCGGACTGTGGGGCAGACTGCCATCTACTGGATTAAATGCAACCCCCCTCACCCTTCTCACCTTAGCCCAGTCAGTCCTGTCTTTTCTTATTCTAACTCCAACTCAAGAAGTCAGTCAGAGTTCATGCACACACAACCTGGAATGCCCTTATGTATGCACATGCACAGGTTTAGTCTGGAGACTTTAAGAAACACATAAAAGCTTCTACAAAATGTGTGCCCATTTTAGTATATTACATGACAGTCATTTCCTTTGCCTGGGATAACACAATCTACATCCATCCACTCATTTGTCTATTTTGTTTATCCATTTATTCACCACTCAGGGTCACTGCTAACTGTACACATACCTCAGTATGTTTCCAGTTAAATCCTAGATCAACAGTAAATGAACTGAAGTCATTGTCATTGAGGTGGATGTGAACCAATCTTACAGTCTCTCCAGCCATCTGAAGCTGCACAAGAGTCAGCTACACATCATGCAGGAAGTCCATTCAATTAATTACATggacagtaataataataatgaataatgtaCTTAACTGAATGATTAACTCAAGGCATGGCCAAAGCGTGCTGCACAGTGCTTTTGCTGTAGTCAGAGATGttatgtttatttcatttagaATAATGTAAATTGGGACACCTGCCCACACAACAGCCTAAGTCAAACAAGTAAACAGTGCAGATCactccaggtttttttttttattattattatttaaaccgGGTTGTATTCCACAACGATTGGTACCTTCTAATCACTCAGACACAAGATTGGTACCTTCTAATCACTCAGATTAATATTTAGTTACACAACAGAGACACACTTGTAGAGGGAAGTGAAGTGGGGGGAAATCCAGCCTACACACAGGATATGGTTCATAAGAATTGTTGAATATGTGAGATGAATTTAAAACAAGTCAGCCAAACAGCAGTGGTTTATATAGACTGCTGTAAACAATTCAATCATCGACATGATGACTGTGATCTGTCGGGCGCAGTGAGGATCTCTAAGCAGGAAGCTTTTATATGGTAATAAAATCGATTGGACAGATGCGCGCACCAATCAGAAGCGTTTGATTTCTGTTTAAGGGACTGTTGAGAGGAGCAGTCGCCTGGCAACCGCCTAATGAAATGTATGAACTGTGGCTGTTAAAATAGCGACCTTCGAACCTGTCAAGGAAATTAAGCATTACAGGAGcctggatttctttttctttcttttctctctttaaagAAGAAATGCACGATAATCAGAAAACTCAGTTCCCTGTCATCTCGTCCAAAAACAAGTAACGTTGGGGAAATGTGTGGCAGACCATTTCAATGTCGTGATTCAAATTTTGTCGAAAGCTTTTCACAAGAACCTTTCAACCCTTTCACCGCCTCTTGGTATCATCAGTTCTCAGTAGGGATGTTAGAGCTTCGCCCAGTCGCCAGGCTATGCCTGAAGCTCAGTCTAAAGCTTAGTATGTAGGCTCTATGAACAATGGTTGAACACCGCTCTTTCTGGACTGAGAAAAGACGTGACATCGGTACCCAATGAAAAAGCGTGAGTCTCAGCAAGTCCTGCAGCTCAGTTTTCttcttaaaagataaaagaaaacgGCGAATGTGGCCCGATAGAGTGACTCTATCTGTTTCTAGTGCCGTTTATTCTTTCACTGAATACTAAAGATAAAGTCATCACAAAGGTGGCTACTTAAAATGCCATTTGTTACAAGAAACAGGCTAATGATCACTGAAATTAAGTCTAgttccacccccaccccacacctATCTTCTGTTACTTTCGAAAAAATAAGTTGCTTTAAATAATAGCtggatgaaaataaatattgtgaTCGATATTCTTGCAGTATTGTCCGTTTGATCACTGAATCTGAAGgaatgaaaatggatggatgtgactGACTGTTTCTGTGGAAACCAACTTTCCCCTGCCTACACTATCCTCGTTCATCCTCAACTACCCAGCTCATAGTCTGGATGGGTTTGCTGACAGAATATAGATTAGACAGCTCAGATCATTCCATCCTGAGAGCTGATAAGGTTTATCCAAACTCGTATGATATAAAGCACAACGTTGGAGATTATATCGCAGATGACATTAAAGTCTTCTTTCAATAAAAGAATTCTTAAAATATGTTTGGGACTTACAACAATTGGTAACAGCAAAACTGTTTGCCACTTCCAAATTGTCAATGTGAGGCGTCAGTCTGAATTCCGAGGTGCCAAACTGAACCATTCCTATCCGAAACGCGCTGTATTCTTGATCCGCGCCCTTGGAAAAAGTCCCCctgaaattacaataaaaaatatacaataaaaaaaatttttgactCTTGAAAAATGAGAATAATTTAACACATTTATAACTAATTTCATGGGTTTTTACGCACACAATGTTTATAGCCAACTGGCTTTTTCGGTTGAACTAATGGGCGCTTACCAATTTGAACACTGGCGAGCCTCCAAGCGCGCATCCCCATAAAACCAGGAGAACTGAAACGGATAATTCACTATCTTTTCCATGTCCACAGGTTAGGTGTCCACATCCACTAGGGTATTCTGatattcctctttttctccGGAGATGTTAGATCCCAGACATATTGGACAGCTTTAGccgtggggagaaaaaaaaatcagcaggaaAGGACCGTTTTCTGCAGGTGGCTAGCAGTGAAAGGACACCAGCAGTGAAGGAATGGTCGCCTGCAACGTAGGTTTGCTGTCTCTTCTTCTGCTCCTCCTCGTCGCTCCCCCTGCTGGCAGCTGATACCTCCTCTAACGCACAGGCACACTGCGCGTCTCCGCTCGGCAAGCAGATCTTCTCAGCATCACACCCACAAGTGAGGAATGTTAATGAGAAGGCGGACAGAGACGAAAAAAGCCGAGAATCAACTACTTGGCGATAAGAGAGCACGGCGCACTTGAAAAATATTGGAGAAAACGCTTTTTCTAAATAATGTAATCTTCTCTTTGTAAAACACGCGCCAGTGAGCAACAATAAGACGTTAAATATCCAAAAATTGTTTATTCACAACACCCGTGAGTCATTAGTcctactttatttttgtttgtataaTCTTCCCGAGGTGCACTTCAATTTTCTTTTGGCTAGAGTCCCAGTTCATTCCAAAGCTCAGTCCCCTTTTTTTTGCCCCAAATCAACATTGCTACTACCAAGCTTGTGCTCATgaactttcttttgtttttgcattgccttgagtcaaaaaaaaaaaacaacaacaaagcagaCTCCGATTATAGAGTAGATTTTAGTATAATTGTCCACGTGCTTATACTTGTTTACATTACGTCATCACAAACATTTACTGTGTCTACACAGGTATGTAGCTGTTGTACATTTCTGGCACTTACCTGCTATTGTAACCAATTTTACACAATCATTAGTTCAAACTCAAAGAACATTGAGTTTATAATAAgatacagaaaacagaaagctgGATATATGTATTTTTGTGACGCTATCCTGAAAAGGCCTATTGCGATCTGGTTTCTAAATAAGTATAATCATTTAAAAGATATGCTTAATCATCTCCGAAACTATATGTAATTTCACTTGTAATGATCAAAACCATTGATTGATTTTACTGTTGACTGAGTAATCAGTTAATCTTTGTCACTTTTATAATCTTATTGAGTGATCCAGAAGGAAATTATCTCTCAAGACCACTGCAGTGCCATCAATCACTGAGCCATCCAAAAGGCATGACCAAATATTAATCTAGTgatgtattttacattttaggaCTATTCTTAAGTTAATTTATGTAGTTGCACAAAAGATttacctgctattttttttttaattgatttattaCTGATCTTGCATCAAAAACATTAGTAAGGATCAATTAAGTCTATACTTAGTTTTATAAGTGACAGATATCAAACATGTCTATGAGACATATGAAAGCTTGGAGTAAGACAATCAAATATATTTGgtcactttaaaaacaagccTCCTCTACAGCACGTTCAAGGCTCTTACTGGGAAAACTCATCAAGTACATCAGCTGGAGGCCATCATTCATGCCCCCAGGAATACCATCAAATGAATCTCCTCTTTAACTTTGATCTAGTGCTTATCTCCACCTTCTGCATACAAATCTGATGCAAATATATTCCTGGTCTTGGATCCCATTATGAATGGGGTTAAATGGAGGAGAGCTTGCCTTGCAGCCAACAGGAAATAAGTGGCAATCCTGTCACCTGGGTTTTATGATATGCATATCTCAGCCTGCACAGACAGATGTATATTAATCATTGGCAGTGCGAGATAGCAGTCTGGAGCAAACTAATGAGGCTGAGAGTGAGTGGGAGCTGAGGGCGGGTGGCATTTATAAGCAACAGTTTGTCAgatttcagcaccatggacagcacaTCACCTATATACCGTCTCCTGTTGAGAAAGTCCTTTAGGTGAATGAGAACACGTAGGGGTGGTAGCACCTGGGGTAGTAGTGCTACTGCTAGATTGGACTTCCTTTTGGCctgagaattgttttaattctttgtggcttAGATCAACAAAGTGCTGCAAACATTGCTCAGAGATTTTGTTCTGTATTAACATGAAAGCATCATCgcaacagttgctgcagattgttGGCTGTGAGTTCCCattctaccacatcccaaaggtgctctgttatctcgagatctggtgactgtggaggccattcaGTGACATGCggagttatcctgctggaaagcagccatcagaagatcaGAAGGAGCCAAAGTGTGcgagaaaatatcccccacaacattgtaccaccaccaccacctaccTCAACTGttatacaaggcaggatggatccatacaTTCAGATTGGTGCACCAAATTCTTACCATAGTAtctaaatgtcacagcagaaacagagGCTCATcggaccaggcaacattttgtCCAATTTCTAATGTCTAATTTGGATGAGTCAGTGTGGATTATAGCCTCAGTTTTTACAG
The sequence above is a segment of the Archocentrus centrarchus isolate MPI-CPG fArcCen1 chromosome 10, fArcCen1, whole genome shotgun sequence genome. Coding sequences within it:
- the LOC115786466 gene encoding uncharacterized protein LOC115786466 codes for the protein MEVQAFTSRNCTELNPDIMMCLNELERKLAKYFDRVEIRGKRSRMVPVLLTPDMIIAMNLLMENRSKCQVPTENVYLFARPGALSHYRGSDCLRKYAKQCGAKDPEALTSTRLRKQVATLSTVLNLKENEMDQLATFLGHDVRIHREFYRLPESTIQLAKVSKLLIAMEKGKLSDLQGKGLDDIDIHPDDKVATTDDDSDEETIPDLHQQRGSRNETSGDPKHLPDSTTLSNMEATSDSVMLDHLEGTSTKSIVSTEPTDSQQDTAIIVGTSLKCSNEKQAGKVRSKWTDDEVKAVERHMLHFITRCKVPGKRDCDACLQAEPVALKDRDWAGIKYYIHNRIVALKRRMNK